Sequence from the Deltaproteobacteria bacterium genome:
GAGTCAGGTCATTCGATCCTATTGAGAATCCATCAAAGATCTCGGCGAACTGGTCTGCAAGGATGACGTTGCTCGGGATCTCGCACATGACATAGACCTCAAGGCCGTTCTCTCCCTGTACCAGGCCATGCCTTTTCATGACTTCGATGACCTTTTTCCCCTCTTCAACAGTACGGCAGAATGGGATCATGACCTTTACGTTCGTAAGCCCCATTTCGTTACGTACCTTCTTGAGCGCCTCGCACTCCAGTGCAAAGGCGGGCTCAAAGACCTCTGCATAATAACGGGAAGCGCCGCGCCACCCGATCATGGGGTTGCTTTCAACGGGCTCATACTGATGCCCACCGATCAAGTTGGCGTATTCGTTGCTTTTGAAGTCCGAGAGCCGCACAATGACGTCGTTGGGATAAAACCCTGCTCCAATGGTTGCCACACCCTGGGCCAGGGTATCCACAAAGAACCTGGACTTGTCATCATAGGCGGCAGTTTTTGCATCAATGGAATCCACTACTTCCTTAATTTCTTTATCAGATGCTGCCTTTTCCTTGAGTTCTGCATAGTTGAGAAGGGCGAGAGGATGGATGCCTATGTGGGAGTTGATGATAAATTCAAGACGTGCGAGTCCGACTCCCTCATTGGGTATTTGCCCTTGTGTAAATGCCTTCTCCGGGATCCCGACATTCATCATGATGTGTGTCTTGGTCTTGGGCACCTCACTGAAATCAATACGCTGGACTTCAAAATCCAGGAGGCCGTTGTAGACCCGCCCTTCTTCACCTTCTGCGCAAGAGACGGTGACATCCTGACCTGTAGACATCTTTTCAGTACCATCCTCGGTGCCCACAACACATGTGATGCCAAGCTCTCTGGAAACTATGGCTGCATGACAGGTGCGTCCGCCCCGGTTAGTGACAATGGCAGAAGCGATCTTCATGATGGGCTCCCAGTCCGGGTCGGTCATGTCGGTCACCAGCACCTCACCCTCCTTGAATTCAAGGATCTTGCCGGCGTCCTCGATAATATTGACCTTGCCCTGGCTTATTTTGGTGCCCACGGCCTTTCCGGTGGCAAGAACGTCTCCGGTCTCCTTAAGGTGATAGGTCTCCATGAAGTTTTTGTCCTTCTGTGAATGTACCGTCTCCGGCCTGGCCTGAAGGATAAAGAGCCCGCCCGACCCGACCTTAACTCCGTCACCGTCCTTGGCCCATTCAATATCCATGGGTTTGCCGTAGTGATCTTCAATAATGCATGCCCATTTGGCCAGTGTAACGACTTCCTCATCCGAAAGGATAAAACGGCTGCGTTCTTCGTCGGTAGTGGCTATGTTTTTCACCGGCTCCTTGGGGTCAGTCGTGTAGATCATCTTTTTCTGCTTGAGCCCAAGTCTCTTGCTCACCACCGGGCTGTAACCTTCCTTCAGCGTCGGCTTGAACACATAGAACTCATCGGGGTTTACCGCACCCTGGACCACGTTTTCACCCAGGCCCCAGGACCCGGTAATGTAGACTACATTCTCAAAGCCGCTCTCGGTGTCTATAGTAAATATGACTCCCGAGCAGGAACTGTCACTCCGAACCATCTTCTGGACCACTATGGAGAGATAGACATCGAAATGCCCGAAACCCTTGTCCTGGCGGTAGGAAATGGCCCGGTTGGTAAACAGGCTGGCAAAGCAGCGGTGGCAGGCCTCAAGGAGCATCTCAGGCCCTCTGATATTCAGATATGTCTCCTGCTGTCCGGCAAAGGATGCGTCAGGGAGGTCTTCGGCAGTGGCTGACGACCTTACGGCAACATCGACATCCTTGCCGTAAATCCTTTCCATCATGGAATATGAGTCCTTGATAGCCTCTTCCAGATCTTGAGGAAACTTCCCGTTCAGAATTATGTTCCTGACCTTTTCCCCTCTTTTGCCGAGATCGGCAATATCGTGGGTATCCAGACCCTCCAGCGCATCCCGTATGGCCTGCTCGATACCCGCTTCTTTAAGGAGATGTTTGTAGGCATAGGCAGTGATGGCAAAGCCGTTCGGCACCATCACACCCTTTTCGGTAAGGTGCCGATACATCTCGCCAAGAGATGCGTTCTTTCCTCCCACCAAAGGTACGTCTTTGATCCCGATTTCGTTGAACCAGAGAATAAACGGCGAATCATTCATAATCAGTGCTCCTTGCTCTTAACGTCAGTTTACTTTGTCTGTCCATTTTGTTGTCGGCCGGCACAAGCGGTGTTTTTCACAAGAGATCACTCCTTCCTGTCGCCCGGTAAAATGGTATGATAAAAAAATTATGTAATTGTGAACATAATAATAGGCTTTTTGTCAAACTTTAGTGAAATATCCTGTGTGGTAAACGATCTGGCTACTCATTATAATTACTATACTGCACCTGTACCAAATCATCAAATGGGTGATGACAGGAAATCGGTTCAGGGATTAGGGAGATACCTTGTCTTTTTTCTCGGCTGACAATTTCCGATGATTGAGGCCGCAAACTGTCCCGCTTTTTTTGGAAAATAGTCGGGGCTGGATGGGTCAGCCGGATATTTACTTAGCTCCCGGACTGTTAAGCTGACTTAGAAAGTTGAGCTGAAAACTCAAAAAACAAGATAAAAGGAGGAGGGAGATGTCTCATTTCACCAGGATGAAGACGAAATTGTCCAAAAAGAACCATATCGTGCAGGCCCTGCGCAACCTGGGCTATGAGCCCAAGCCGGGAAAGGTCCGCATTAGGGGATATGGAGGACAGGAGACAGAGGTGGATGTGATGATACCTACGGGAAATCCCGGCTATGACCTGGGTTTCAGAAAACAGGGCAATACCTATGAGATGGTGGCGGACTGGTACGGCATCCACAATATTGACCGGGACGCGTTTCTCAAGAAGGTACAGCAGAGATATGCCTATCATGCGGTGATGGAGCGTATGAAGGAGCAGGGCTTTGACCTAGTGGAAGAAGAAGAGGAGGAGGATAACACCATCCACCTCACAGTGAGGCGCATGGTATTTTAGAAGGCCAGGAAAGGGGGAGACTGAAATGGCGGCAAGATTAACCCGGTTTCAAGAGGAACTGATACTTTATTTCAGGGCAAGGTTTACGGTGCTTTACATCGTCACACCCGAGGAAGAGCGGGTCATGAAAGAGATCACAGGGGCCTGCAGGGAGGCAGGCAAGACTGCCTATTCCTGGGATATTGCCGACGGGCTTATGCCTCTGACCGAATCCACCGGCAGGGTGGACAGGCCTGCAAGGGACCCCATCTCGGCCCTTGAGCTCATCAGCAGGATCAATGAGCCTGCTGTCTTTGTCCTCAAGGACTTCCACAGTCTCTGGGAGAAAAATCCCCAGGTGATCCGCAAGGTAAAGAACCTTGCCCAGGCCCTCAAGCAGACCAAAAAGAGCATTATCATTACCTCTTGCCAGGGCAAGGTGCCCGAGGAGATCTTGGACATGGTCTATGTAATCGATTTCACTCCGCCTGACTTTAACGGGATAAGAGAGATACTCGACATTTTTGAGCATATCCCCAACATCAGGGTGAATCTGACACACTCCGGCAGGGAGAAACTGATCAGGAGCGCCCTTGGCATGACCGCCAACCAGGTCCAGAGGGTATTTGCCAAGGCCGTGGTGCAAAAAGGCGTGCTGGACGAGGAGGCCATTGACCTGGTCACCCGGGAGAAAAAGGCCATCATCAGGGAGAGCGGCGCCCTGGAGTTCTTTTCCGCCACAGAGACCATAGACCAGGTGGGCGGGCTGGACGTGCTCAAGGCATGGCTTCACTCAAGGGAAGGCTGCTTCTCGGAGGATGCCCTGCAATACGGCCTTACACCGCCAAAGGGCCTGCTCCTGATCGGCATCCCCGGCACGGGAAAGAGCCTTACCGCCAAGGTGGTCTCTGGCCTGTGGCACCAGCCCCTCATCAGGCTTGACATGGGCGCTGTATTCGGGAGCCTGGTGGGGCAGAGCGAGGAAAACATCAGGAAGGCCCTGAGGCTGGCGGAGACAGTGAGCCCCTGCGTCCTTTGGATAGACGAGGTGGAAAAGGGGCTCACAGACCCGGGCGGGGACTCGGGTACCGGCGCACGGGTCTTCGGCACCCTCCTCTCCTGGATGGAGGAAAAACAGAAGCCGGTCTTTGTGGTCTGCACTGCAAACAACATCTCTTGCATCCCGCCGGAATTCTCAAGGGCCGGCAGGTTCGATGCCATCTTCTTCCTGGACCTTCCCACCTTCAGGGAGCGAAGGGAGATATTACAGGTACACCTCTTAAAGCGCCGGCCAATGATAGACGACTTTGACCTTGATGCCATGGCGGGAGAAAGCGCAGGCTTTGTGGGTGCCGAGATAGAGCAGGCCATTATCGCCGCCATGGTCCGGGCCTTTAATGACGGCCACAGGGAGTTCACCACGGACGACATCCTGCACGTGCTCCGTGCCAGGGAAGAGGTGGTGCCCATAAGCAGCAGCCAGAAGGAGAACATCGAGGCCCTGCGCAGGTGGCTCACAGAGGGGAGGGCAAGGTCCGCCTCCTTTACCGAGGCCGATGCCGCCCTGAAGGAGCAGGTAAAGGTCCCGGAGTTCGGCGCGGCCCCGGCCATCGAGCTTGGAGATTAGGAAGTGGTGGATAAGCGAAGCGCATCCACCAAAAAGGGCATGGTGAGGCAATGAGATGAAGACCAGCCGCATCCCCTTGTACTTCAGGAACCCCAGGGACGGTACAGAGATGGTGCTTGTCCCCGGGGGCTGGTTCTTTATGGGAAACAACAAGGAGGACGACCCGGATGCCTATGATTCTGAAGCCCCCCGCCACCTCCACTTTGTGAGGCCCTTTTACATGGCCATAACCTGCATCACCGTTGCCCAGTTCAGGAGGTTTGTGAGGGAGACTGGCTACAGAGGCGGAGACTATCCAGGCACCGGCGATGAGTTTGAGGAACGCTGGGGCTACTGGGAAAAAGACCCGGACGGCCACCCCGTGCGGTATGTGAACTGGCTTGACGCTGCGGAATACTGCACCTGGGCCGGCCTCAGGCTCCCCACCGAGGCCGAGTGGGAGCTTGCAGCCAGAGGATACAAGGCCCTGAAATACCCCTGGGGGAGGACTGGGAGAATGGGAGAAGGGTCTGCTGGGATAAACAGAGAGGGCCGGGTGGAGCAACGGCCCCGGTCTTTGACCACCCTGAGGGGGTGGGGGTGTTCGGTACCTTTCAGCAGAGCGGCAACGTGTGGGAGTGGTGCCAGGACCGGTATGACAGTGATGCCTACAAGAGATATGCCAGGGGAGACTTCACTCCGCCCGGGTCAAAAGAACGCCGTGTTTTGCGCGGCGCCTCGTGGAGCTTCTTCCTCACGGAGTTCTTCCGTGGCGGCCTCCGGAGCCACAACGGCCCGCAGGACCGGCACGACTTCAGCGGCCTCCGCTCAGCCAGGACAGTTACCTTATGATTTTTTACCATTTTACATTTTTCAAAATTTTTGAGGAGGTACAGTGGATTGGTGGATAAGCGAAGCGCATCCACCAATAAGGGAAAAGTGAAATTCACGGGCAAAAAGGATCGAACCCGCGGACAGGACCACGGCAGGGGCCATGCAGACTATCCAGTAATCAAGGCCATGTACCGTCTTGCACTTGAGTACACGGAAAGGGTAAAAAGCTTTCCAAGGGACACCCGTTTCATATTAGGCGACCGGATACTGAACAACTGTTACGACATCCTTGAAGGCCTGATAGAAGCGCGGTATACAAAGGAGAAAGAGAGGGTGCTGCGGCGACTGAATCTCCAACTGGAAAAGCTCCGCTTCCAGACAAGATTCTGCCTGGACGTGAAGGTCCTTTCCGCAAAAAAGTATGGGCATATATGCGAGATGATAAACGATGTGGGCAAGATGATCGGCGGATGGTTGAAAAGCCTCCGCTGACAGAGGGTGGTTCCTGCCGATGGTGGCCGTGTTTTGCGCGGCGCCTCGTGGAACAACAACAACACGAAGAACTTCCGTGGCGGCAACCGGAACAACAACAACCCGCAGGACCGGAACAACAACAACGGCCTCCGCTCAGCCAGG
This genomic interval carries:
- a CDS encoding phosphoenolpyruvate synthase (catalyzes the formation of phosphoenolpyruvate from pyruvate) yields the protein MNDSPFILWFNEIGIKDVPLVGGKNASLGEMYRHLTEKGVMVPNGFAITAYAYKHLLKEAGIEQAIRDALEGLDTHDIADLGKRGEKVRNIILNGKFPQDLEEAIKDSYSMMERIYGKDVDVAVRSSATAEDLPDASFAGQQETYLNIRGPEMLLEACHRCFASLFTNRAISYRQDKGFGHFDVYLSIVVQKMVRSDSSCSGVIFTIDTESGFENVVYITGSWGLGENVVQGAVNPDEFYVFKPTLKEGYSPVVSKRLGLKQKKMIYTTDPKEPVKNIATTDEERSRFILSDEEVVTLAKWACIIEDHYGKPMDIEWAKDGDGVKVGSGGLFILQARPETVHSQKDKNFMETYHLKETGDVLATGKAVGTKISQGKVNIIEDAGKILEFKEGEVLVTDMTDPDWEPIMKIASAIVTNRGGRTCHAAIVSRELGITCVVGTEDGTEKMSTGQDVTVSCAEGEEGRVYNGLLDFEVQRIDFSEVPKTKTHIMMNVGIPEKAFTQGQIPNEGVGLARLEFIINSHIGIHPLALLNYAELKEKAASDKEIKEVVDSIDAKTAAYDDKSRFFVDTLAQGVATIGAGFYPNDVIVRLSDFKSNEYANLIGGHQYEPVESNPMIGWRGASRYYAEVFEPAFALECEALKKVRNEMGLTNVKVMIPFCRTVEEGKKVIEVMKRHGLVQGENGLEVYVMCEIPSNVILADQFAEIFDGFSIGSNDLTQLTLGLDRDSELVSHIYDERNEAVKRLVRQVINTARKAGRKIGICGQAPSDFPDFAAFLVECGIDSMSLTPDTAVKTRLIVADKEKELGIK
- a CDS encoding AAA family ATPase; this encodes MAARLTRFQEELILYFRARFTVLYIVTPEEERVMKEITGACREAGKTAYSWDIADGLMPLTESTGRVDRPARDPISALELISRINEPAVFVLKDFHSLWEKNPQVIRKVKNLAQALKQTKKSIIITSCQGKVPEEILDMVYVIDFTPPDFNGIREILDIFEHIPNIRVNLTHSGREKLIRSALGMTANQVQRVFAKAVVQKGVLDEEAIDLVTREKKAIIRESGALEFFSATETIDQVGGLDVLKAWLHSREGCFSEDALQYGLTPPKGLLLIGIPGTGKSLTAKVVSGLWHQPLIRLDMGAVFGSLVGQSEENIRKALRLAETVSPCVLWIDEVEKGLTDPGGDSGTGARVFGTLLSWMEEKQKPVFVVCTANNISCIPPEFSRAGRFDAIFFLDLPTFRERREILQVHLLKRRPMIDDFDLDAMAGESAGFVGAEIEQAIIAAMVRAFNDGHREFTTDDILHVLRAREEVVPISSSQKENIEALRRWLTEGRARSASFTEADAALKEQVKVPEFGAAPAIELGD
- a CDS encoding four helix bundle protein; amino-acid sequence: MVDKRSASTNKGKVKFTGKKDRTRGQDHGRGHADYPVIKAMYRLALEYTERVKSFPRDTRFILGDRILNNCYDILEGLIEARYTKEKERVLRRLNLQLEKLRFQTRFCLDVKVLSAKKYGHICEMINDVGKMIGGWLKSLR